The stretch of DNA GTCACTGAGTGTTTGTACGATCAGACATTTGAGCATGTCGATACTCTTCGATAAACCCTCCATTGCACAGAGAAGAGGCGTATCGAAATGATTTATATAGATCGATGCCCAATATATGATACTCGCTTCAATCCGACTGTGTATGCAGTCTCATATTTGAGTGGAGGACTATCAATGGCAACCGAAAAACCACACCTGAACCTTGCTGTCATCGGGCACATCGACCATGGGAAGTCGACCACCGTCGGCCGCCTGATGTTCGAGACAGGAGCTGTACCGCCCCATATCATTGAGAACTACAGGAAGGAGGCCGAGTCCAAGGGCAAGGGTTCCTTCGAGTTTGCATGGGTCATGGACAGCCTGAAAGAGGAGCGCGAGCGCGGTATCACCATCGATATCGCTCACAAGCGGTTCGACACGGCAAAGTACTACTTTACCGTCGTAGACTGCCCGGGTCACCGTGACTTCGTCAAGAACATGATCACCGGTGCCTCCCAGGCAGATGCAGCACTCCTCATTGTCGCCGCTCCCGACGGCGTCATGGAACAGACGAAGGAGCACGTCTTCCTCTCCAGGACCCTCGGCATCACGCAGCTGATCGTCGGCATCAACAAGATGGACGCCGCCGACTACTCCGAGAAGCGCTACAACGAGGTCAAGGAGCAGCTCTCGCAGCTTCTGAAGATGGTCGGCTTCAAGCCCTCCGAAGTCCCGTTCATCCCGATGTCCTCGTTCGCGGGCGTCAACATCTCGAAGAAGTCCCCGGAGACCCCGTGGTACACCGGCCCGACCGTCCTCGAGGCGCTCGACCTCCTGAAGGAGCCCGAGAAGCCGACGACCCTGCCGTTCCGTCTCCCGATCCAGGACGTCTACTCGATCTCCGGCGTCGGCACCGTGCCCGTCGGCCGTATCGAGACCGGCGTCATGAAGAAGGGTATGAAGGTCGCCTTCATGCCGGCAAACGTCAACGGCGAAGTCAAGTCGATTGAGATGCACCACGAGGAAGTCCCCGAGGCGCTGCCCGGCGACAACGTCGGCTTCAACGTCCGTGGCGTCGGCAAGAACGATATCCGCCGCGGCGACGTCTGTGGTCCGGTTGAGCTTCCGCCGACCGTTGCCGAGGAGTTCACCGCACAGATCGTCGTGCTCCACCACCCGAGCGCGATCACCGTCGGCTACACCCCGGTCTTCCACTGCCACACGTCCCAGATCGCCTGCACCTTCACCGAACTCGTGAAGAAGCTCGATCCGCGCACCGGTCAGGTCAAGGAAGAGAACCCGACCTTCCTCAAGACCGGCGATGCGGCGATCGTCAAGATCCGCCCGACCCGCCCGATGGTCATTGAGAAGATCAAGGAGATCCCGCAGCTCGGCCGCTTCGCGATCCGTGATATGGGCGCAACCATTGCAGCCGGCATGTGCATCGACATCCAGG from Methanofollis liminatans DSM 4140 encodes:
- the tuf gene encoding translation elongation factor EF-1 subunit alpha, coding for MATEKPHLNLAVIGHIDHGKSTTVGRLMFETGAVPPHIIENYRKEAESKGKGSFEFAWVMDSLKEERERGITIDIAHKRFDTAKYYFTVVDCPGHRDFVKNMITGASQADAALLIVAAPDGVMEQTKEHVFLSRTLGITQLIVGINKMDAADYSEKRYNEVKEQLSQLLKMVGFKPSEVPFIPMSSFAGVNISKKSPETPWYTGPTVLEALDLLKEPEKPTTLPFRLPIQDVYSISGVGTVPVGRIETGVMKKGMKVAFMPANVNGEVKSIEMHHEEVPEALPGDNVGFNVRGVGKNDIRRGDVCGPVELPPTVAEEFTAQIVVLHHPSAITVGYTPVFHCHTSQIACTFTELVKKLDPRTGQVKEENPTFLKTGDAAIVKIRPTRPMVIEKIKEIPQLGRFAIRDMGATIAAGMCIDIQAKQMR